The sequence GGAGCTGCCAGCAATCTGATGCTTGTCTGCGGAGTGATCTGCACAGATATCTGCTCTGGGGCAGTCCCAATGCAGAAAGGGATCCTAAATCTGTGTAAATAAACATACAATAACAGCCGTGATTATCATTATCTAATATCTAATACAAATGTAGTTCTACAAATGACATCAGGTACCTGTGCTTGATTGCTGAATATACTCCTCTGCTTGTTGCATCTCTTCAATCACATCAGCCATCGTGGAGCTGAATTCTTCCAGCACGTTCCTCCCAAAGTCAGACACCGAAGCGAGGATGTGATCCAGACCCACCGTCCTGAAGAAGCCAGCACTGAGGTCGCCCTGCATGGCCGACAGCGGGCTGGGTCGGGCCTCTGTGGTGAAGGCTGCCAGGAAGGAATTCCCCAACACCTGTTGCATCCTTTTGACCAGCATGATGCTCTGGTTGTACAGGTGGCTGATGTTAGACAGCAGATGGCTGAAGGATGCATCTGCCTGCAGAAGCTCCAGATCTGCTCCACTTTCTGTGACCTGGTTCTCAGGTGAGTTGGTGCCATCCCCATTCTCCTCGATCTGATTGTAAACATGATCGATGGCTTCTACTTGGGTGGCCATTTTCTTGAAAAACTCCTCCACCTGCAGAGAGGTGATTGGCTGAGAACCATGATGTTTGGAGCCTGTTACAGATCAGTCTTAACTATTAGCATTTTGGAGGTTTGAGACAGTCCTaatagtaggggtgggaatctcttggCACCTCACAATCCAGATTCAGAAGCCAACGTTACGATCCTAAACCGAGTATTGATGTATCTTGATGcaattatttcatgtacatttccatgcgtgatttttttaaatatacatataaatctgagtatGCTACTCAGTTTGCAAATCACTTCCTAGACAAAGCAGCTAGACAAAGCTTAGATTTTCACatatatttgtcacacacaacatgaatgtcaaaatgttttgtctaGTCTACTGGGGTAGTCATTCCAGgattaagccttaaacatgcttgtgaaagtcaccttctctcacNNNNNNNNNNccatgtcagaggctcagtcatgtttaaaggtggagaattggctccgtagaacatgaaacatgaggtggtcagatgtaatgtgataaattAGATGAACAGCCTATACGTTTTTCCAAATTGTTGTACATAtatcttattagatcatgtgtgccattttgtgttgtttttttctgcactcttgcctaaactNNNNNNNNNNttccattatcccatcctctttcagtcactgttttctgatttaTACATGTCTGGATAgagtaacttttaaatgaaaatcaacacatttaaaaaagaaaaaaaagaaatgaggatTGAATTGTTCTTGAGAGAATTGCAATGCATCTAATAATCTGTTATGTTTCCCACCCCTATATAATAGGCTAACATATAAGTCAAACCTTAAATGAGAAAGAGGCGAAGCCACGGCGACACTTAGAGGTAAAGAAGGCCTTACAAGTATCTTCAAGACAAGGGCGACATTCATCGAAGGAAGACTTGGTTAAATCTCGACATCGCTGATTTTCCTCCTTCAGTTTTTGCTCTGTTTCCCAGACCAGCTGCATCGCCCCCTGAAAGAACCCCAAAACAGAGAATTCTGTCTTATATACATTACCTTTTAATAAGCCAGAGGGTATTAGATGTAGTTTGGGGCCATGGCAATAagccttttattttcaaatgacttaaaaaaacagattaatcTACAGACAGTTCATTTATCCTGACTGCTGTAAAACTACACTGTCAACTCCTTAAACTAGCCCCACTCCCCCATTCATTATTCACTGTCTGCCTTGAGGTTTTTCTTGAGGCTTTAACTTTACGAGGCAGAAAATATGTCATGGGCTTCAGAATAACGCACAAAGACGAGGCACGTAACTGCTCAACTACACTGGTCATGTTCTGTGAGAAGTTATTGTGTTTAAACACAGCCTGGCTTCGTGGTACTGTGTATACAATGGGTCTGCAGAGGCTGGATTCAACAGAAACTCATTTTATACCATCTTCTTGTCACTGCTGTGCCTCAGGGCGTCCATGAGATGTCTGTgcttctcctcttttttctccATGGTTTCCATCACCTGCTTCACCCCCAGCAATGCTCGCTTTATCTCCTCATCAACACACTGCTCTCCTGCTGCAGACAGCGCTAAACACACCAATGAAACGCAATGTAGTTAAGTTTTGCAACCAAGATCAGTAAGAAAAAGGCACATCTCTTTGTACTCAATAGATAAAGGCCCTACCTTTCAGAGTGCCCTCCTCACTCAGCGGAGGAGAGTCAGCCGCACAAAGCAGTACTTCAGTGATGCAAAGGATTTGAACAAGCAGCCTCCTCATCCTGTCCTGAGCTCTGTAAAAAAGTGCAGAACTGACTCATTATTCTGCTAGAGGCACCACACAGCACCATATCTTTATATAAACAAAAACGCGCTTTGATTGTACTAACATCGACCTGCCTGGTAACCTGCCACAAGGTGGTGCTGCTTCTCAAGGATTTTTAATGTAGgggacatttaaaatgaaaacaacataaAGGGCCACTAATTGTCCCAGTGGTGGTTCATTAGCATTGAATATCACATCGATGTAAAGCTAAATGAACATGCTTACCAAAAGAGATCTCCAAAGCTACTGAAGTCAACGGATCCAATCACATTGCATAACAAGGATAACATGCCCACATTCATTAAAGATGTCATATTGTAATAACTTctcaatgctaatgctaattcCTTTAATTAACTTTCACTGAAAACACAGACTATTAACTCTATATATCTCTCATGTTGCATGTGTCATAAAAATCAATCCTAATAGAAAGTTAGAATGGCATTTGATGTTACCTGTGAAGAAATACCTTGTCCAAATTGTTTTGTGGCGATCCtatatgcaaaacaaaaacaaattgcaaaATAGTGTTAAATAGTGTATTTACCTTGACAACTATGAACACATCAGACTCCAGAACAGAAGCAGCAGGTTGTGCTGGGTGGGGGAGAGATGAGAGTGAGGTGCCTGCTTCCTTCGAAGGATTGTTCTATTTTTATGGATCTACTCAGCAGCACAGATCCTATTAGTGTGCATGATTAAGCCTTATGCGCACAGCATAACTACAGATCCGTTTAGGATGGGTTTTAATACATGGTTAACATTACTTGCTCAATTGTTTGCAGGTCACCCAGCATATTTCAGAGCCCTCCTAACGTAAAATGTGCTCCTCAAATCTCCATCAGGCTGACAGTAATAAACCTGCGCTTCCTGCAGAGACCTGGCACACACAGGCATTCTCTGGGTAAGCTCTGTAGTGTAGGCTTTAAGAGGAGCAGAAGGACTGCATGTGCAAGTATGCACGCTGATACAAAAACATCAGAGGACACCAGTGTTACTTTAACTACAAATCATGTGCATTCAAATTCAGCATCCATCAATGGCACTGCATGAGAAAAAGACGTCCTGCTTCCTGTCTTTCAGGCCTCTACCAGCAGCGACTGTGAGTTGTTCTTATCATGGTATCTAAGCATGGCAGCAGCGTGGTAAATGTGGAATTCCTGTGTGCTTTCTCAGCTCTCTGTTAATCTGAGCCCACTGCTATACAGCCTTGACCCAGCAAATGAGGTCCCAACCTCTGTATGAGGACCAGCAGCAGCGGGGCTGTAGGATACCTGACCTTCAGCTGCTTTTCATCAGCTGGCCACGATCCCTTTCTGGGCCCTAATACCTGCCTGCTGCTTCAATTATAGCCGACAGTAAAATAATAGTTTTGAAGCCTTTAGGAAAACAAGTAATTAGTCGGTTTATCATCTCAGGCTGGTCTGGAATCTAAGACGTGGTGGACTGGGTCAAACTCCAGCTATTAGCACTAAGCCTGGGTTTCTGTTAtccaaagaaagaagaaaaacagatcagagtttgttttttcaagctCAGAGGATTTTAGAGCTGAGACACTTGCTGTTATCTGTATCTTTTCTGTGTAAATCAATTGGTTTGAACTGGGCGAGTGTAAAAAGATAAGCATCAAGGTCAGTGCAATGCAAGGCAGTGACACTAACTCGCACTGTGAAGATATGAGAGTAAATCTGTCTAGTTTCTTTGATGTGGGATGCAGATGTTTACTGCCTTTGATCAGTGATCTGCATCTGCAGGTCAGAGAGATTATGGACACAGGAACTGTTATAATTATCACTGCACCTGGTGGAGTCAAAGGAAATGGCCACTGGTGAACCTTAGAGTCTAATTTTGATGGATTGTGGTCAGTATTGGCTGACATTTGGAAATTCATTGGaaatttattaacaaaaataattgtaatggTAAAACATGCACATATCTAGCCTATATGATCTAATTAAAATGTTAAGAGGGGTATTTTGTATCACAGCAAAGTAAATTAATCCAATTTTAGATCAAACAGACATACCAAGGAAGATAAAAGTACTAAATTATAAAGCACATGGTAAAACTGAAAGCTGAAACTATTATGCCTGATATACTCCAAAATCTCCATCTTTATCAGGTGATTTAATGAAGTCCAACAAAGGTTGTTTTCGTCAAACAAATAAATTAGAAAACCTAATTTATTAAATCGACTTACTACAacgtttttcttgatttttgtaaAGCTATGGGCTACTGACACACTGTATAGGCTGAGTTAGCCTTTTTGTACCAGACCAGGTTGAAATAATTTAACTGTGCTgttaatttttctcttttttatggaaataataaaaacatgtcttttaaaataaatgtttttgtagtaGTAACACAGGAATGTAGAGTTATTGGGATAAATCAGTTGATAAATAACCCAAACCACATGAGTAACATGGGGTAggctattttttaaaaagcacagaGAGGGCCCTAAAGGAATATTATATGAAAGGGATTTTTCATCGTTGAAGGAAATGAGATGTGAATATGTAAAAACACAGGAACTGCACTGAAATGTCGCCGTTTCGGTGTCGTTCCACCTCCCTGAAATTATCTCTAATGGGTACCAGATTTTACCCGGGGACGCGATTGCCATCATCCCCCAGTAACTTAATCTCCGGCTGGATTACAGCACCGCACGACGTCCCGGGGCCTGTCCGCACCTCCTCTACCCCGACAGGGGGAGAGTCAGCAGGAGAGGACGGGACAGCCACTGGTACCACTTCAAAAACCTGAGTTGGACCAttgatgtattaagagaacagaAGAGTTGGACAGGGGTTGTGTCCAGAGGAAAGTGACGACGATGTAAAGTTAATAAAGAAAGTTAGGGGGAACCGGAAATAAGGTAGGCTACGCTCCTTCAAAATAAGAGTTATGTGGGCTGGCCCGTAGACTAGATGCAGTCTGGTTGCCCCTTAGTTTTGGGGAGCAGAACCGTCCTTTTTTGACTGGGTTGAACGTCAGTAGATAGAGTTAAAGCAGCACTGTGTTAATGGGAGTCACTCGTTAAAAGTGCATTAGAAGTCCCTTTGAATTGAAGTTGaaatatctggaataaactcccagaaacctgcagatccgctgctactctcagttcttttgaatcaaggctgaagaccttcttttgatgctgcctttctttaaagactgctcatttctttaagtTTCTTATGcgactgtaacttttattcttgtgttttatgtttctattgtttttaactgtactatcatgtgttttttttaccggttttaatgcttatgatttttaactctttttacttgtgtttatctgtttaatgattttgtgtaaagcacttgaattgccctgttgctgaaatgtgctatacaaataaagctgccttgccttgccttgcctttgaaACTCATGATTATTATcgttttattgttaaattaaattttacatGTAGGAGGCTACATTCACGGTGAAAACCGTGGATCCTGGCCGCCTGCTAGAGCACGTGGGACTGCATTAGGCTACATGGCCGTATGCATGCTGATAATTGTGGTTGTGCTGTTTGAGAACACCAAAGTGTCTTTAAAGCTCCTAAGCATGTTGACAACTGAAACCTGATCTTGTTTCTTTaatcaatacaaaaacaaaagtgtaaaaacgaTTCAAATGTAGCCtagcctactttttttttcattcatttgcaGAACTGTTACTATTTCTTATGCAGTAGCAGCCTACAACATACATTAGGCAACAAGCAGAAACTCAAGGAAGCcaacatttctaagattttgttttttttttactgaaaattaGCCTATGTTCCCATAtttataagatttttttttcaagaagcCCTATGTTCCCATTTTTCACATTACTAATattttcttttggaaattaggctctatgttcccacatttcctttttaaaaatgtatataacatTTGATCCCCCTTTATCTCCTAATTTTAAGAACATTCTTAAATAAATGGGAACATAGGCTGCAGGAGCATGAGGCTGACCCATAGACTGTTATAgtgtattattaatatattggCTGACCAGGAGGATAGCTAATGTAATCCCATAACATTGTGTCTTTGAAGTTTTGTAAGAATGAAACGCACATAATTTAGCGTGTTAACAGTGAGCTTTAGTGGTAACGTTAATGGGAAGTcaattttgttacctttttttgAGAACATGCTAGGCTAGTTTCCCCCACCTCTCCACTAACTAAAACTAACTAAACcaacattttccaaaatgtcaaattactTCTTTAATTGAGACATTGTGTTTGTACATCAACATAGAGGCTAAATATTAAGAGGGAAAAGTAGTTTTATACATCAGTCATTATTCTTTAAATATACTATTTTTACTCTCACTacgcaacaacaacaaaaaacaatttaattctGAAAGAGACACCGGAAGTTCAGCTCGTCTTTCTGTGACCTCTGGTTGGCATCACTTCTTTCTCCTTCCAGCTCCGGGAACATCACACCACTCCAGCAAAACTGCACTCCTCTGAAACTAAGCTCGGAAGAGACAATGGGATTTTAAACTGAAGACTCAACATGAAAACATACTTAtagttgtgttattttttttattagtgtgtgtgtcgttCTTCGTGAAACAAGTTAACACCTCTGCGCTGGATGCTGAGATGCGCAGAAAGTGACAGCGGTCCTCATCTCTTCTACAGTCCTCAACGAGTTATAAAACGCCATGAAAGGTTTGTTTCCTTTACGTGTAGCCGTTTTTAAAGTGTATGTGTTTTAATTCAAACAAATAGATAACACTCTTTACAGGTTGCTGTGCCTATATTTCTTTGTGGTGCGCGATTCACATCTGGATGACATTACGGTAGCCTACTGCTGAAAGTTGAACAATTGAAGTtgtgaaaaactttttttttcttagttacACCACTTATTTGCATCTTATTGACTGTTATAAAAGACTAGGCTAATTATTGTTTGAACAAGTTGGCTGTGTATCcgttaaagattttttttttttttttaacttgttggATTTGTGATAGGCTACGTGAGAAACAAGATCTGCTTCCAAAAAACGTTGTCATTGTAAAGAAAAGATCCTGCATGACAAACCTCGGAGTGCATGTGCTTTTCAGACTTGGTTGACTGCTGTATTTGGGCTAAAGCTCCAAACAGTAGCCTCTAAAAGCCGCATCCTGTATTTGTTTCATCAACAACtgcaatattttattaattttaccaAGATAAACTAAGGTGAAATAGCACAGGAACTTCCTCtgacaccccccacccccccaacaaacacacactccgcTCATCCCCCCCAGTCACATCTGTTTACCATTACCAGTGATGtcctctctgctctgctccaGTCTTCAGTGTAGTGCAGCAGAGTGTAATTAGGGTTTACTGTCAACAACCCAAAGAAACCGCAGCCTGTGGTTTTTACAGTTCTCTGGACCTCCTATCTCTAAAACTCACAGACTAGAGATGATACTCCACTATCTCCAGCCTAATGCCTTGTTGGCTGCCTCCCCTCTGCTAAACAGAGACCATTGTCGCTTACTCAAGGTGGACTTTATGAATTATTGGCTCTGTGCAGCTGCCCTGGAGCGCatctttatgttttattttgtttgtaggATCCTACCAATTGCTCCAATGTACCCCCAGTAGCATGCATATAACCTACTCATGTCATGTTTCTGATTACGTCACACAGACGACTTTGCAGACGAGGAGGAAGTACAGTCTTTTGGATACAAGAGGTTCGGTGAGTGAAAAAGTCCTTTTTCATATGGTGGAAGAGCAAAAAGCTGACACACTATTCATAAAACGttttattgttttcagaaatgaaattaattttttatgtCGGCACAAACAATCAGGCTTGCCAAAGCCTCATATGTCCTGCTATGTGGCCCGGTCACTAATGGTTCTGCAGGGTTTGGGTTTAACAGAAATGTGGCTGACAGTCTGTGAGGTCTACcacacagactcacagactGGCCCAACGACTGTTGACAGAGCTCACGAGAAGTTTCAAAAaccctcttctctctttcatccACTTAAATTAAGTCACTTAAACACACTgactcacacaaacatgccacaGGACTTCAAAAAATGTGTAATTACTCAAACTGAAATTGTAGTGAACATATATCTTTATAGTGGTGCTGACAGAGTTCACATGCATTTGGTTTGCATACAAGTGTAGTAATACACATGCACCATGTAGCTAAAAAGTAGCAGGCAGACCCCATTTTCAGAGGTTTTTCCCAGGGGACTTGTACACTGGTAGTGAACCAGACAAGACCAGAATGATAAGCTTTAAAAATGCTTAAAGGGTCAGTGCACCCAAATTACAAGCACTGACCTCTAATGGTATCAAGCCATGAAGCTAGTGTCGGTTGTGTTGTTCTGGGTTTTGAGATATCGGCCCCTGACATGATTGCTTCCACTAAATCCAACCCAATAGTGTAATCCGCAGACCTCACTATCAACAGGTTTTATtttctgccaaacaaatagtTCGTATGACTACTACCTCCtgtaaagttgaaaaaaatatctttacatAAATTCAGCAAACTAACCCTTTAAAATTTGAACGATTTTTTTCCTGTGGCAACTACAATATGGCCCTTTCTTCTTCAATGCAATACGCtcacacattttgcatttgtattttataaatgcACATTTGTTACTCTCATGCTGCATTAATGATCATTAATCACAAATACTTATGTGTATAAAGGATCAGTTAGTTTCACTGCTCCTTCAGTTGCTGCCGTTGGGTTTGTGAGGGACATGTTTACCATAAAGTGCGAACATTCATGCTTTTTGATAAAGAAGGATAAAACTGGCAGCAAAGGGCAAACACTGtgtcacacacaccttcaaacacattattattactttCCTTGGAGACGGAGCACGTGCGCCATCATTGTTAGATTCAACACTGATTTGGAATCAGgagtctctgtgtctctgtgtttagaTGCTGCTGCAGTATGACTCATTCAAATAAAGTTCGGCTGAGGTCCATGAGAGTGGATGGGAGGCAGTGGACTACAGCACCAGCTGAGAGGAATTCAGACTTTGTTAAAACACAATCTCTTTTATCCGAGTCACCCGAGTAGAAGCATcctgtttgtctttctctgtgagCGCGTGCTAGTCCCGCTCATGGAGACGATTAGAGAGCTGCGGGGCGGGAGCCAAATCCTGCTCACTTTTAACTTTATCCAAATGAACTTTTGACATTCGGAGGAGTAGGAAGAGCGAGCTGCTGAACTCTGAGCTGAGTGCTGTTGGCCCTCTCAGGAACACGGCAGCTGTTCGGAGGAGCCGACTCCGAGGGTCTGTCTCACCACTCCAGAGAGCTTTGTTTTGCAATAGAGTTGCATTCATGCAAACCATCACAATCCCTCATTCTTCCACTATTAGCACTATTATCTCAGTACTCAGGGGGAAACAAGCAGTTATTTCCTCTCTGCATGTTTTGCTTTAGTTCATTGCATTCTCCCAGGAGACTGATGTGTTTAAATTGCTGTGATGTGTCAAAGCCGGGACTGTTATAAAGTCAGGACTGAAAAcacttttaacaaaaaaatataggTAAGAAACGTTGCATGCATGGGTTTGGGTTTTTCCTAGCCTATTTACATACACATGTCAAACACTTAACTAATACTGCTGACCATTTTCTACAGTGCTCCAGAAGTTTTTCCAGGGAGCCATTGACTCCCACCAATTCTAGTACACAAAGAAACTCACCTCTCAGTTGTTTAAAACATGGATACATATTCCAatgtgtgaagcactttgggtAAAAGTGTCACAAGAATACAGTATAAGAAATCTTACATGAAGAACAAACAAGATGTCATGATAAGGGAAAAAGAAGTTTGTATTTCTCTGGATTATTAGGCTGTTTCAGATTTTTCAGATCTGTTTCAGAATGCATACCACACGGTCTGATGTTTGGATTCATCTTCCAAGAAAGTACTTTACAAAACTCTcctccaattccttatattccAAAATTTGATGCACCCATTTCAGTTTTGTAATAAAATGCTATAATGCAGTTGTTTTACAAATCTGACACAGCTTTCATTTAGTTTCTTCACTGATCTGGCAGCAATTCATCTACATCACTTTTAAATGGAGTGAACTGTTTTCTGATTCTATATTTTACACAAACGTCATCCAGAAGGCATGCATACATCATGTATCTTTGCACGAAcgcacacatagacacatacaatatacatatacaagTGGAAATACTCAAAACATACAGACatgcacgcgcgcgcacacacacacacacacacacaNNNNNNNNNNcacacacacacacacacacacacacacatacattcactgAGTGAAATCATCTGTTaatcccatctctctccctgccAAGTTAAAGCCCTGCCGGAATTGCTTCCACAGTGCTCAAGCTTtaaacaaatttattttttcagtggggGGTTGACAAAAGAAGGCCATCAGAATAAAATTTACCTGAGCTTTGGCTGAACTCCCTTAGAGCTGGTATAATCATCGGCCATTGGCAGTCAGCAGCCGTTGAATGAAAGCAATTTGAACTAGCACAGCAAGTTAGCAAGCAAGTCAGACATGGAAGGATTGaggcctacagtatatcttTACTTATGTTGTAGCCATTAGAAACATTTAAACGGCTGGATTAAATTGTCTTTCTTAGGAAATGCTAATGCAGAACAGTGTGGCAACATGAGTTTTCACAAAGGGTATTCTGTAAAGGAAGAAATTATCACATATTGACAATAAATAACTATGTGTAGATATCATGGTATATTAGAACAAGAATTTCTAACAATTCAGTGAGTTTACGTTTACAAGTGACACCACATTTGACATAAATGGCATTTAGCACCATCCTGCACTGGCTCTCATGCCCTGTCGTGGTACTACTGTATGATTTTTACTGGAGTCATGTTGGTCAGCAGGTAGGAGTCAGAGCCAGTCATGATAATAAGCAGCAGGTCCTCCTGGAATGTGCACTCATGTCTGGATGGGGGTCTTTCTCCCTCCGCTGCTGTGTCTTCTGTTCCCACACATGTGGGTTTGGAGAGGTTTGGCTCAGGAGGTTTGCGGCCGGCGTGGAACCTAGAGTGCACTGATCTATTTCCTGCACTTGTTATGGTTTCTCTAGCGAGGCCCGGAACATTCCTGGAGCCGAGCATGGCGTTGGGGGTGTCTGTGCTTGGAACCAGCTGTGTCAGCACAGCCAGGGATCGGTTTGGTCCGGTGGGTTTCTCTGGCAGAGAGCATTCCCCCGCTTCACAACCACCTTCAGCTGTAGTCATAATGACATCTCACCACCACCTCATCCATCTTGGTTAACATGGAATCAAACACGGTAGTGTTAACACCACTAGCCTACTTTTGTCAGACCCTGACATATTTAATACATACTGTCATGCGATACTTTGTAGTGTGTCAGTATGTCTGATGAGGATTTTTATGCACTTTGCTGTGGTTTCTTGGCCTTTTTTACAGAGTTGTGTTGTGGTTTCTCAAATTCTGCCTCTTCGTTCATTATTAAAATTGCATGGCAGGTTTTGATCACTTATTATTTGGTAAAGCATACAAAGCCTTCTTCACTGTCGGCCTTAACCACTGTCAAAAACGTTCCTTTGGCCTTGAGACTTCACAGTCAGCTTGGCTTTGCAAATATATTTATTCTCATCTCTTTTTGCTGCTTATGATTACATTTTCTCTCAcgtgattctcattttccataAAGTcacaaatcaatattttgttattaacaatggatcaaatgaccaTTTGTAACTTGAAAGGTGTTGCTCACAATGAAAACCAGAAGATTGTTTCTTTTGTGGAGCTTTACAGCAtgttcagctcattgtttttggttttacagATTGTAAATTTACTGGTTCAGTctccagaaaataaaaaaagttccAGAAAcccactgtacagtatgtgaccaGTTAGTGACTAGCTGGTAAACATATTGGAACATTTAGCTGCTAAAAAGATGCAGTAcatccctcaggagttggtggagaccaaaagagagttaaaaggagagtgaataatATACTcacattcatcaggtggactCAAACACGACTCAAATGAATGCTTAAGGTcttctgtgtctgctggatgagTGAAACTGTTTGCTTACGTGTTACCATATCGACCCGTCTCTCTTACTGCCTTTCTCTTTATACATTCATGGGCTCTTCCCTGTCCTGTGCACGAGCTTGAACGGAATAGTCTTGTTGGGCTCAGCCCGAGCCAGTTTGTTTGTTCCCCATTCACAGAGCCAGGGTTGTATATGAACACCGGTTTTTATTTCAGCACATGCACAGAAAGGACCGTAAGGAGATATTTGctgattttgacaaaaaaagtattttggatTAAATCGCGGACTCCATCCAAGTGTTTAATAGTGAACTTCATTGTTAAAAGGAGCTTTTGCAGAAGGTCTAGACAAAGACGTATTGACCTGCAGCGGGTTAAGCAACTGTTGTAGAGAGCAAACATAAATGGAAAAACACTTACTGAAGTCACCTCCTGAAATGGAGCAGACCAGAAATAAAACACAGCATATAAATaaactgtcaaaaaagtaaaaactggCTTTTGGCATAGTGATGCAATTAagtgctatttaaaaaaaaggaaatgtgattattaaattcatttttatgcattttcaAGCACACGTTTTATTctttatactgtacatggttTTCTCCAATAAAAGGTAGCATGCATCTTTAACATCTGTTCCTGATTAGTTGTGGTCTACTGCCCACACTTGTGGCTTGTTGATTAATTAACTTGTCAGTAGAAACACAACTGTGTGCTGTTGCTCTGTTTGGCTCTGATGATGATCCTGGaga is a genomic window of Etheostoma spectabile isolate EspeVRDwgs_2016 chromosome 22, UIUC_Espe_1.0, whole genome shotgun sequence containing:
- the LOC116672101 gene encoding clusterin-like protein 1 isoform X1; its protein translation is MRRLLVQILCITEVLLCAADSPPLSEEGTLKALSAAGEQCVDEEIKRALLGVKQVMETMEKKEEKHRHLMDALRHSSDKKMGAMQLVWETEQKLKEENQRCRDLTKSSFDECRPCLEDTCKAFFTSKCRRGFASFSFKVEEFFKKMATQVEAIDHVYNQIEENGDGTNSPENQVTESGADLELLQADASFSHLLSNISHLYNQSIMLVKRMQQVLGNSFLAAFTTEARPSPLSAMQGDLSAGFFRTVGLDHILASVSDFGRNVLEEFSSTMADVIEEMQQAEEYIQQSSTDLGSLSALGLPQSRYLCRSLRRQASDCWQLQSLCEACEVYLLKECPGVQQLHTEMEEMHMLLNASRLQYNDRLQLVQRHTADTQRWYRNMDDKYGWVSQLSNSTAGPHNIFSVITVNPQQQMKGITPKADSSVIVTILDSAPITISVPAELEVDDNAFIQYVAQEALTLHKKQIRGIDPSCVVA
- the LOC116672101 gene encoding clusterin-like protein 1 isoform X2, with protein sequence MQLVWETEQKLKEENQRCRDLTKSSFDECRPCLEDTCKAFFTSKCRRGFASFSFKVEEFFKKMATQVEAIDHVYNQIEENGDGTNSPENQVTESGADLELLQADASFSHLLSNISHLYNQSIMLVKRMQQVLGNSFLAAFTTEARPSPLSAMQGDLSAGFFRTVGLDHILASVSDFGRNVLEEFSSTMADVIEEMQQAEEYIQQSSTDLGSLSALGLPQSRYLCRSLRRQASDCWQLQSLCEACEVYLLKECPGVQQLHTEMEEMHMLLNASRLQYNDRLQLVQRHTADTQRWYRNMDDKYGWVSQLSNSTAGPHNIFSVITVNPQQQMKGITPKADSSVIVTILDSAPITISVPAELEVDDNAFIQYVAQEALTLHKKQIRGIDPSCVVA